From the Manis pentadactyla isolate mManPen7 chromosome 7, mManPen7.hap1, whole genome shotgun sequence genome, one window contains:
- the ZNF467 gene encoding zinc finger protein 467 isoform X1, with the protein MRETFDALSSLGVSVGQLEMAPQSEPGEGSHNAQEQMSPPSEKRALGTSLGHGAPRPEGGMHTEQAEAPRRGGQACPPRKAEPSGSCPGGEWIIRKVKVEEEDPEAEEEVEWPQHLSLHPAPFPAPDLGPLAAAYKLEPGAAGALGGFALAGWAPTSEKPYGCGECERRFRDQLTLRLHQRLHRGEGPCACPDCGRSFTQRAHMLLHQRSHRGERPFPCSECDKRFSKKAHLTRHLRTHTGERPYPCAECGKRFSQKIHLGSHQKTHTGERPFPCTECEKRFRKKTHLIRHQRIHTGERPYQCARCARSFTHKQHLVRHQRVHEAAGRAPPSPDEPASPSSPARSPTPSPPGPKPFTCSDCGLSSGWKKNLATHHSVHRSEGRLFRCDECALGATVDPVASEPVACAPRSTALQGAPASEPSFFCSDCGRGFAHGQHLARHRRVHTGERPFACAQCGRRFGSRPNLVAHCRAHSGARPFACAQCGRRFSRKSHLGRHQAVHTGSRPHACAVCARSFSSKTNLVRHQAIHTGSRPFSCPQCGKSFSRKTHLVRHQRIHGEAAQPTTVADVPAPNWPTAAEVAAPRPFF; encoded by the exons GAGTCTCTGTGGGACAGCTGGAGATGGCCCCCCAAAGTGAGCCTGGGGAGGGGTCCCATAATGCCCAGGAGCAGATGTCCCCTCCCAGTGAAAAGAGAGCACTAGGCACAAGCTTAG GGCACGGGGCTCCCAGACCGGAGGGTGGCATGCACACTGAACAAGCTGAAGCTCCCCGCAGAGGAGGCCAGGCGTGCCCACCACGGAAGGCCGAGCCTTCGGGCTCCTGCCCAG GGGGCGAGTGGATCATTCGGAAGGtgaaggtggaggaggaggacccGGAGGCAGAAGAGGAAGTTGAATGGCCCCAGCACCTATCATTACACCCAGCCCCTTTTCCTGCGCCGGACCTGGGGCCTCTGGCCGCCGCCTATAAGCTGGAGCCGGGGGCCGCAGGGGCCCTGGGCGGGTTCGCGTTGGCCGGGTGGGCCCCGACCTCGGAGAAGCCCTACGGCTGCGGGGAGTGCGAGCGGCGGTTCCGGGACCAGCTGACCTTGCGGCTGCACCAGAGACTGCACCGCGGCGAGGGCCCCTGCGCCTGCCCGGACTGCGGCCGCAGCTTCACGCAGCGCGCGCACATGCTGCTGCACCAGCGCAGCCACCGCGGCGAGCGGCCGTTCCCGTGCTCCGAGTGCGACAAACGCTTCAGCAAGAAGGCCCACCTGACCCGCCACCTGCGCACGCACACGGGCGAGAGGCCCTACCCGTGCGCAGAGTGCGGCAAGCGCTTCAGCCAGAAGATACACTTGGGCTCGCACCAGAAGACACACACGGGCGAGCGGCCCTTCCCCTGCACAGAGTGCGAGAAGCGCTTTCGCAAAAAGACGCACCTGATCCGCCACCAGCGCATCCACACGGGAGAGAGGCCCTACCAGTGCGCGCGGTGCGCGCGCAGCTTCACGCACAAGCAGCACTTGGTGCGGCACCAAAGGGTGCACGAGGCGGCCGGCCGCGCGCCGCCCTCCCCCGACGAGCCCGCCTCGCCCAGCTCGCCTGCCCGTTCCCCCACCCCGTCCCCTCCCGGGCCCAAGCCTTTCACCTGCTCCGACTGCGGCCTGAGTTCCGGCTGGAAGAAGAACCTCGCCACGCACCACAGCGTGCACCGCAGCGAGGGGCGCCTCTTTAGGTGCGACGAGTGCGCCCTGGGCGCCACCGTGGACCCTGTAGCCTCCGAGCCTGTGGCCTGCGCGCCCCGAAGCACAGCGCTCCAGGGCGCTCCCGCGAGCGAGCCGTCCTTCTTCTGCTCGGACTGCGGGCGCGGCTTCGCCCACGGGCAGCACCTGGCGCGGCACCGGCGGGTGCACACTGGCGAACGGCCCTTCGCCTGCGCGCAGTGTGGCCGCCGCTTCGGCTCGAGGCCCAACCTGGTCGCCCACTGCAGGGCCCACAGCGGCGCCAGGCCTTTCGCCTGCGCGCAGTGCGGCCGCCGCTTCAGCCGCAAGTCGCACCTGGGCCGCCACCAGGCCGTGCACACGGGCAGTAGGCCTCACGCCTGTGCCGTCTGCGCCCGCAGCTTCAGCTCCAAAACCAACCTGGTCCGCCACCAGGCTATCCACACGGGCTCCCGccccttctcctgccctcagTGCGGCAAGAGCTTCAGCCGCAAGACCCACCTCGTGCGGCACCAGCGAATCCACGGCGAAGCCGCCCAGCCAACCACCGTTGCTGACGTCCCGGCCCCAAACTGGCCCACTGCCGCAGAGGTGGCAGCGCCCCGGCCCTTCTTCTGA
- the ZNF467 gene encoding zinc finger protein 467 isoform X2, translated as MRETFDALSSLGVSVGQLEMAPQSEPGEGSHNAQEQMSPPSEKRALGTSLGGEWIIRKVKVEEEDPEAEEEVEWPQHLSLHPAPFPAPDLGPLAAAYKLEPGAAGALGGFALAGWAPTSEKPYGCGECERRFRDQLTLRLHQRLHRGEGPCACPDCGRSFTQRAHMLLHQRSHRGERPFPCSECDKRFSKKAHLTRHLRTHTGERPYPCAECGKRFSQKIHLGSHQKTHTGERPFPCTECEKRFRKKTHLIRHQRIHTGERPYQCARCARSFTHKQHLVRHQRVHEAAGRAPPSPDEPASPSSPARSPTPSPPGPKPFTCSDCGLSSGWKKNLATHHSVHRSEGRLFRCDECALGATVDPVASEPVACAPRSTALQGAPASEPSFFCSDCGRGFAHGQHLARHRRVHTGERPFACAQCGRRFGSRPNLVAHCRAHSGARPFACAQCGRRFSRKSHLGRHQAVHTGSRPHACAVCARSFSSKTNLVRHQAIHTGSRPFSCPQCGKSFSRKTHLVRHQRIHGEAAQPTTVADVPAPNWPTAAEVAAPRPFF; from the exons GAGTCTCTGTGGGACAGCTGGAGATGGCCCCCCAAAGTGAGCCTGGGGAGGGGTCCCATAATGCCCAGGAGCAGATGTCCCCTCCCAGTGAAAAGAGAGCACTAGGCACAAGCTTAG GGGGCGAGTGGATCATTCGGAAGGtgaaggtggaggaggaggacccGGAGGCAGAAGAGGAAGTTGAATGGCCCCAGCACCTATCATTACACCCAGCCCCTTTTCCTGCGCCGGACCTGGGGCCTCTGGCCGCCGCCTATAAGCTGGAGCCGGGGGCCGCAGGGGCCCTGGGCGGGTTCGCGTTGGCCGGGTGGGCCCCGACCTCGGAGAAGCCCTACGGCTGCGGGGAGTGCGAGCGGCGGTTCCGGGACCAGCTGACCTTGCGGCTGCACCAGAGACTGCACCGCGGCGAGGGCCCCTGCGCCTGCCCGGACTGCGGCCGCAGCTTCACGCAGCGCGCGCACATGCTGCTGCACCAGCGCAGCCACCGCGGCGAGCGGCCGTTCCCGTGCTCCGAGTGCGACAAACGCTTCAGCAAGAAGGCCCACCTGACCCGCCACCTGCGCACGCACACGGGCGAGAGGCCCTACCCGTGCGCAGAGTGCGGCAAGCGCTTCAGCCAGAAGATACACTTGGGCTCGCACCAGAAGACACACACGGGCGAGCGGCCCTTCCCCTGCACAGAGTGCGAGAAGCGCTTTCGCAAAAAGACGCACCTGATCCGCCACCAGCGCATCCACACGGGAGAGAGGCCCTACCAGTGCGCGCGGTGCGCGCGCAGCTTCACGCACAAGCAGCACTTGGTGCGGCACCAAAGGGTGCACGAGGCGGCCGGCCGCGCGCCGCCCTCCCCCGACGAGCCCGCCTCGCCCAGCTCGCCTGCCCGTTCCCCCACCCCGTCCCCTCCCGGGCCCAAGCCTTTCACCTGCTCCGACTGCGGCCTGAGTTCCGGCTGGAAGAAGAACCTCGCCACGCACCACAGCGTGCACCGCAGCGAGGGGCGCCTCTTTAGGTGCGACGAGTGCGCCCTGGGCGCCACCGTGGACCCTGTAGCCTCCGAGCCTGTGGCCTGCGCGCCCCGAAGCACAGCGCTCCAGGGCGCTCCCGCGAGCGAGCCGTCCTTCTTCTGCTCGGACTGCGGGCGCGGCTTCGCCCACGGGCAGCACCTGGCGCGGCACCGGCGGGTGCACACTGGCGAACGGCCCTTCGCCTGCGCGCAGTGTGGCCGCCGCTTCGGCTCGAGGCCCAACCTGGTCGCCCACTGCAGGGCCCACAGCGGCGCCAGGCCTTTCGCCTGCGCGCAGTGCGGCCGCCGCTTCAGCCGCAAGTCGCACCTGGGCCGCCACCAGGCCGTGCACACGGGCAGTAGGCCTCACGCCTGTGCCGTCTGCGCCCGCAGCTTCAGCTCCAAAACCAACCTGGTCCGCCACCAGGCTATCCACACGGGCTCCCGccccttctcctgccctcagTGCGGCAAGAGCTTCAGCCGCAAGACCCACCTCGTGCGGCACCAGCGAATCCACGGCGAAGCCGCCCAGCCAACCACCGTTGCTGACGTCCCGGCCCCAAACTGGCCCACTGCCGCAGAGGTGGCAGCGCCCCGGCCCTTCTTCTGA